ttttattctatttatctgtttctctgaagttgagctgctgcaacacccaaattcccccccatggggatcaataaaggaaaataataataattttaattttaattttaattttaaaacatgttttatttcatttattatctgtttctctacagttgagctgctgcaacacccacattcccccatggggatcaataaaggaaaataataattatatttattttgatattttgaaatttattttgatatttattttgatatttattttgatatttttatttttattttataacatgttttatttcatttattatctgtttctctaCAGTTTTGAAACACCCACATTTCCCCCatagggatcaataaaggaaaataattttaattttaattttaattttaattttattgtataacatgttttatttcatttattatctgtttctctacagttgagctgctgcaacgcccgaatttccccatggataataaataataattatatttattttgatattttgaaatttattttgatatttctattttaattttaattgcataacatgttttattttatttattatctgtttctctacagttgagctgctgcaacacccacATTCCTCAATGAAGAGCGTGGTGGGCGTGGCTTCTGCTCGCCACTTGCTGACGTAACTCCGCACATGCGCAGTCCCGCCCCTTCAGCAGCCCTTTCTATGCCTAGCGTTGAACGACTAGCATCAAACGAGGTAAGGCCTGTGCAGTTTAAGTGAATAACGCTCGTTATATGAAACACAGGGTCGTTCTGGTTCGCTCATGTAGTCCCTATACAATCACTAATCTTACGTTGGACTTTATTTGaacacttaaaacacatttcacggGTTTTTTAAGCGACTTTATGAAACGCGTGCTCCATGCGGCTAAAGAAGCTAGCATAGCATTAGCATCAGGCATGTCTGTTCCAGCTCCCTGCATGCtgctttatatttgtattttgtgtatatatatatacttactAAATGTATTCTctatttaaagttattaaacaGTCTCAGGCTTTGTCAAAACGTGTTCAGTGTTTGCTTTCATGGCTGATTTCAACGCCACAGGCTGATTTCCGCAGTAATCAACACtgaaaaatgaccttttttttgtgtttttttcttcttccagctTCAAGATGCAGCTCTTCTTGCGTGCCCAGAACACCCACACCCTTGAGGTGACCGGACAGGAGACTGTTGGACAGATCAAGGTAAAGTATTCACAAGTTGGAGAGAACAAACCAGATCTTTAATGTGACGTAGTTATagttgtacattacattacagtcatttagcatctcctttcttaaacaagcatctaagagcagaaaccagagcaaaagtaaagtacagtgcagaaacaaactaatacaaatacaataagtgcaacaaactaatacgaaaaCATCCTCCTGTATCATGGACTTTGGTTACCTAAAGGTGCATAGGGTGTGACTTATTACTCTGGCTTTAAACCTACTAATGATTTCACAactcattaaatgtattcaagtTATCAATGGTGGAATGTCACTAAGTACTTTTACTATTCAATTACTGCACCTAAGTAAGCTACAGTTTTAGATTTAACCAACCAGATCTTTATTGTGACAGTTGTACTTTAACCCTAGTAATGATTTCACCAGGATGGGATGTTACAGCAGAATACTTTGTTTACTACAGCTGGAAAACTGtcactaagtacatttactattCAAGTCCTGCACATAAGAAAGCTACAGTTTTGATGTACTTTGTTATTTCCACATCAGATactaataacaaaaatgaatcaatactcaatatttctttatattaaacCAAACAGCAGTATATAAAAGAATTTAAATGAGCCCCGCCTGTAACCTGTCGTGACATTAAAAGTGATGAGCCTTTTAATGGATCGATGATCATAATCAAACAGTATGATGTATATTCTTCTGATCtaggccattctgcataatgattaCTTTTAGTAGCTTAGGTTAAATATGTCgattcttttttacttttactctgACATGTAAAAAATGATGTATTCCACTACAGTATGTTACAtaattttattgaaatattagAAGGGGTTTTCTTTCACACACGCAAAATGTTCAGATGGAGTTCATGCAgtttttctctccatcatctGCTGTTGtcttcctttctccctcctATAGTAAAATTAGTAATTTACTGTTCTAGTTTGTTTTGAAACCACGCAGTAATGTTAAGAATAGAGAAATCTGAAACTGTACGTCTGTCATTTTCCTGCTGTTAGTCACTCAGCGAAGACCATCAAACCCCTCGtgtataataattaaaacacttGTTCTTTGGTGTGTCTCTCAGGCTCATGTCCAGGGTCTGGAGGGTCTCCTGGCTGAGGACCAGGTGCTGATGCTCGCTGGATGCCCACTGGAGGATGAGGCCTCTCTTGCATCCTGTGGTGTCTCAGAGTTGTGCACCATCGAGGTAGCCGCAAGGCTGCTGGGAGGTCAGTACACAGATGCAACACTTAACTCTGCATGTGTTGTCTTAATGGTTTTGTGCTCAAATTAAGATTATTTGATCACTCATCTACTAAAGACACTGTGGGGAAGGATGTCATAAACTGGTGTTTCCTGTTtatcacatacattttaaatctgaGCATGGGACAAATTTGGTTGTATAAGACCAGTCATGATAACCAAACAAGCAATTATATTTAAGATGATCATTTGCTTAATGTTTGAGCAGTAGGTGATTTAGCTTGTCTGGGAAATCACAATTAACACTTTCCTTTTTCCTTAAAGGTAAGGTTCACGGCTCTCTGGCCCGTGCCGGAAAAGTGAGGGGACAGACACCCAAGGTAAGCTTTTATGCTTTATGCCCTTTTACATTTACTCCTTTTAGAATTTCAAGAACACCAGTTTGTTGTGCATGTATGAAATGGCTTTTGGAGGAGCTAGTCTTAAAGAAGCAGACATTGTGATCTTAGAGAAATAACAAATGCCTCTCCCTGTCACGTTGTCCAGGTTGAaaagcaggagaagaagaaaaagaggactGGCCGTGCCAAGCGTCGCATCCAGTACAACAGACGCTTTGTGAACGTGGTGCCCACCTTCGGAAAGAAGAAGGGACCCAACGCCAACTCTTAAGTGCCCCAATGCCCTGAAGGAGAAACATGATCACCACCCATCTGTTTTTACCAGGTTAAATGTTATCCTGCTGTACAGAATAAAAATTGgcttgggaaaaaaaacaacctgattTTGTGGCGTATCCTTCAATTAAAGTATTCTTACCACTTGCAGGTTGAGTTGACTAAACTATTAATTGTAAATCAAATACCAATCACAAGTAATTGTAAACCTTGGAAATGCAGGTTTGtcattgttttcatatttgcCTGATGGTTTTATAAATCAATTGGTAATGGTCTCCAGAGTTTAATAATGCATCACTGAACTGATGACAAGTCTACTTAAATTGCAAATCTATCTTTGCAGCATCTGCTGTAAACCTCTTATGGACAAGTGTAAGTGAAACTGACAGGAGTACTTATAGATCTGAAAGATCAGCACACATGAATGTATTTGTAGCTGTAAAAGAAACTGCTACAACTAGTTTTCTTCTATCAAGGACATGCATGTGAATTTAGCAGCACAATGTACGAGtcaaaacagttttaaagtAATTGGGTCACTAttgaggaaataaaaagcagaaatgaaatTGCAGCATACCATTTAGTCTCTGAAACAGGTTTATTAATCATTTACACTGTAGATCCAAAAGAAAATGCAGGGAATAAGGTTTCAGGGTGTCTCATATGTACATTATTGACAAGCCATCACATTCTGGCCAAAACTTAGAACGCTGTAATAACTGCCCGTTTCTTGTAACCCGGTGACGAATGAGACAAAGAAGGAACATAACggtgcaattaaaaaaaaacaatgccatACATTTGGAACGTCAATCTTTACAGCAAGGCAATTCAATATTTTCTTCCTCCTATCTCAAACTGCGGTGCATGCTGGCCAGCAGGAGGCGGTTAATCCACGGCCACCAGCTCGACTTCAAAGATCAGCTTTGCGTTGGGTGGAATTCTGGTAGAGTTGAGGTTAAggaacaaacagcagtgaaTGCAAAAAGAATAGCGTGCGGACACTCCCAAAGGTGGCTCGCCCCAAACATAGTTATAAATGGAAAATCCCTTTACCAAATTTTAACTATCACCTTATTGTATAGGTATAAAACCAGCCAAAGAAAAAGGATACTTTGAGTCAGGGAGACCCTTCCTTCCGTAGGCCCACTCTGGTTCAATCTCCACTCGGGCTGTTTCACCCTTGCTCATCGTCAGAATGGCCTCATCCCACTGTGAACGCAAAGGATTACATATGAGAACATGCAGCGGAGAACAAGTGTCAGGATGCAGGAGCTAAATATAAGAGAATAACTCACTCCTCTGATGACTCTGCCCAGGCCAACTTTGAAGGTCAGTGGTTTGCTTTGCTTCTTCTTTCTTGCCGCTGCAGAGAGGGAACGGGTTTAAACCTGAAGTCAGAATCTTTATAGGATATTCATTTAATCTATGACAGgaaatcactttaaaaaaaaaaggtgcaggcCTGTCATACTTGTGGGAATATTGGTGTCGAAGACGGTTCCGTCCTCCAGGGATCCGGTGTACCAGCAGCTCACGTTTTCGCCTTTCTTTGGAAAGTTGCTCTTGTCCCCCTTCTTCAAAACTGACTTTCTGTACTTGGGCGGACCCTAAGAAAAGCAAATGCAGGATATGTTAACAGCAGGTTATACGCAAGCACGTGTGCAGCTAAATCTGAAGAACATCCTGTCACCAACATCCTGGACCCGTACCTCATCCACAACCTCGACGTCTTTGGGCTTTTCTTCAATCTTCACAGTTCTAACCTGCTCGGTCACTTCCTCAACTGGTTCTGTACCTTTAAACCTCTggaagtgattaaaaaaaaaaagcattaaacacacacacatacattgtagacagatatgtaatatactactgattgtaagtcgctttggataaaagcgtctgctaaatgactgtaatgtaatgtgatgtagaCACTGCATTGAGGTAAAATATGTGCAGCATCACTTACTTTGCTCTCAAAGAGCTGGTTGTAGGCATTAAGCAGTTGCtctttctttgctgttttggccacatttttaatgtttcccaGCAGCTTGTGCTCATTGAGGAACTGAAagataaaatgcaataaaaaaaaattacaccaTTAACtatgtaataaatcaaaaaaaatttatttttacattatgaccaatttatacattttttttatatttttaaacaataaacacGGTGGTTGTTCTCCAGGCTTCCTGGGACATAAACATGACTGCTGAGCAGTGCAGGAGCTGCTTGCATCCAGAGGACTGCAGTGTTGTAGTCTCTTCTGTGCACGATGCTGGAGCACAACAGCATTCCTGATGTGGCTATGCTCAGCTAACCACGCAGCATGCTGCACACGCAACTGGGCGCCAATGTGTCCCACCTGCAGATAACCAACCtttaaatcacaaacacacataagtGATAAACATACCGAGTGTGCTGCATTGTCCTGGATGAACTTTATCACGTCTTTTTTGGGCAAGTCATCACTTTTGAGCTGCTCGTCGCTCCACTCCCGTGTTGGTTCGTCCGCCATTTTGAGAGGCAAACTACTTAAGATTGTCCCTCGTGGCGCACCTTAAAAGCAATGCTCAAAAGCGGAACatgacttttattgttttttattatgagCCTGACTGCAGTGGTATTattatacaacacaatataataataatatacctCATAGTCTATCAGGGGATattcttcattatttattaagaaaaaaataaaaccaatttatttattatgggattttttttattttttataaatcagcCAAGTATTAAATTCATagtataaaataacaatataacatgTTGTAAGTGAGTCTATAGTCCttacaattaataatttaaatcagTATTAGTGCAACATTTGTCTCTATAACTTGTGTTCCTGCCACCTAGTGGACAAtttaacaaatacacatttcaatGAACTGAAAAATTCACACATagaaaatatcatattttataaaactttatcatactatgacttttgtttttaatactttaatacatttcaatgaACTGAAAAATTCACACATAGaaaataatatcatattttataaaactttaCAATATAAACTttatcatactatgacttttgtttttattatgaacCTGACTGCAGTGGTatttgtacaacaacacaatctAATTTACCTCATAGTCTATCAGGAGATattcttcattatttattaagaaaaaaataaaaccaacagtgaagatttattatgtttttattttttctataaatCAGCCAAGTATTAAATTCATAGTAtaaaataacagtataacatgttgTAAGTGAGTCTATAGTCCttacaattaataatttaaatcagTATTAGTGCAACATTCGTCTCTATAACTTGTGTTCCTGCCACCTAGTGGACAATTTAACAAATACACAATTCAACATagaaaatatcatattttataaaactttatcatactatgactttgtttttaatactttaatacatttcaatgaACTGAAAAATTCACAcaaataatatcatattttataaaactttaCAATTGTTTTAAACTATCAGTAATGAGTGACAAAGACTCAagttctgtaaaaacattttgaactatatttatatcaaatcccccaaaaatctgaaatgaaataGTTTTCAGTTGATAAGAGTGATGTTCTTTACTATAAATTGGGATATTGATTCTGTCTTTTATCACTAGAGGTTAACACTATGAACTCGAAGCAGTTTCAGTGCGTTTTTCCCTTCTGTCACATTTAACTTTTTCCCTGCAAGATGGAGGCCCTGCAACTCTCAAATCGTGAGAATAGTAGTTGAATTGCTTTGATGGTTTGATTGACAAAAAATGGACATACTTtataggacatactatactatgactcttttcaacatactatactatgacttttttttcaacatttttttttttgacatgctatactatattttcgatactttttttttatcacatactatactatgaactttttcAGTCGATACTATACAtgaacttttttcgacatactatactctgactttttttgacatactatgatggtttgatttttttataggacatactatactatgactttttcaacatactatactatgactttttttcgacatactatactatgactttttttagacgTACTATAGCATGATTTTTTACTACGATGatacttttttcgatatactatgacttttttttggacatactatactatgactttttttttgacatactatatgacttttttcgacatactatactatgactttttttcgacatactatactatgactttttttgacataccatactatgacttttttcaacatactatactatgactttttttagacatactatactatgactttttttgacatactataaattttttttctgacattttgaacatgtcatactatgactttttttgacatgacttTTTACACCCAatattactatgactttttcatactactttttcatgatttttcgacatactatactatgactttttttcgacatactatactatgacatttttttcgacatactatacgatgaccttttatgacatactatactatgacattttttatcaacatacatactatgattttttttcaacatacatactatgactttttttgaaagtgcgacatactatactatgacttttttgacacattatactatgactttttttttacatactatatatctgactttttttcgacatactatttttttgacatatgactttttactattatgacatactatactatgactttttttagacatac
This window of the Anoplopoma fimbria isolate UVic2021 breed Golden Eagle Sablefish chromosome 18, Afim_UVic_2022, whole genome shotgun sequence genome carries:
- the fkbp3 gene encoding peptidyl-prolyl cis-trans isomerase FKBP3 — protein: MADEPTREWSDEQLKSDDLPKKDVIKFIQDNAAHSFLNEHKLLGNIKNVAKTAKKEQLLNAYNQLFESKRFKGTEPVEEVTEQVRTVKIEEKPKDVEVVDEGPPKYRKSVLKKGDKSNFPKKGENVSCWYTGSLEDGTVFDTNIPTTARKKKQSKPLTFKVGLGRVIRGWDEAILTMSKGETARVEIEPEWAYGRKGLPDSKIPPNAKLIFEVELVAVD
- the faua gene encoding FAU ubiquitin like and ribosomal protein S30 fusion a, with the protein product MQLFLRAQNTHTLEVTGQETVGQIKAHVQGLEGLLAEDQVLMLAGCPLEDEASLASCGVSELCTIEVAARLLGGKVHGSLARAGKVRGQTPKVEKQEKKKKRTGRAKRRIQYNRRFVNVVPTFGKKKGPNANS